The genomic window GTCGTTTTTGCCTTCCGATATCGTCGCGGCATTTTTGTATGCGCAACTTGAGAATCTGGACAAGATCCAGGACAAGCGAAAGGCTTTGTGGAACCGCTACAACGAACATCTCAAACCGCTCGAAGAAGCCCGATCGCTGACACTGCCGCGAGTTCCCGAAAATGCGACAAATAACGCCCACATGTTCTATATCGTCTGCAATACGCCCGACGAACGCGCGGAACTGATCGCAATGCTCAAGGAAAACGATGTTCAGGCCGTGTTTCACTATCTGTCGCTGCACAAGAGCGAATATTATCGGAGCAAATATGAAGGCGAGGAATTGCCGAACTCGGACAAGTACAGTGATTGTTTGGTCAGATTACCGTTATTCTACGAACTTCAAGAAGAACAAGTCGATATGATCGCCGGGCTGATCACCGACTTTTACGAAGATCGGCGGCGCGACTAATTTATGAAGGTACACGTATATGGAAACACGCTGAACAGCGCGTTCCATCTGACAAAGGCCCTGCGGGACAAGGGCATCGACGCCGAGATGTTCCTCGATAATTCGTCGCCGTTCGACCAGGATTTTCCGTGGTGGGACGACGCTTCGCTGACCGCCGACAATCTGCCGCCCTGGATACGTTATTACAAATTGTTTCCGAATTTCGTTCTGCCGACCGGCGAAACGAAGAGGATGATAGATGATTTTGCGAAATGCGATGTTGCGCTCGTTAGCTGTTACGGGCCGATGCTGGCGATGCGCGCCAAAGTTCGATTTGTCTTTTACAGCCTCGGTAATGACCTGAACACGATCGACTATAAGGACGAGATCAGCGCGCTGTTCTTCAGCAGCATTACATTCAAGAACCGGCTGCGAAAACTCGTAAAGCTCTTGGGGTTTGTGAGGTTGCAATCGCGGGCATTAAAGCGGCATGCAGCGAGAATCATCATCTATATGGGCTATCAATACGGGCCCTATATCGTCAAACACGGATTACAGGACAAGACTGTTAAATTAACCTATCCAAAGGACGTGATCAACTACGCGGTACCGGTCGATAAAGAGCTATACGAAGAATACAGGCAATTTGACTCGGTCTTCTTTATGCTTTCGCGTCACTCGTGGAAATCGGTCTGGAATGACATTAAAGGGAACGACAAATTCATTCGCGCGTTCGCGAGATATGTGAGATCAAGAAAACCCAATGTCATTTTGATAATGGCTAATAAAGGTATCGATGTAGATGCGAGCAAGGCTCTTGTAAATGAGTTGGGCATTGGCGAATTCATACAATGGGTCGATGATATGCCCAAGCATAGGCTCAAAAAATACCAGTCGCTGCCGAATGCGGTGACGGTAGATAATTTTTGGCATGACAAATGGTACGAGCGGTATCCGGAAGACAAAGACGCTCCAAAGGTTGGTTTTGGGTTTGGATGTATCGAGGCTTTGGCGTCAAAGAGTCTTTTGATCACGGCCTTTAAGGACCACGAATTTTACGGCGGCGAGTCGCCACCGATACTCGACGCATTTACCGAAGACGAGATCTACGACCGGCTTGTCGAACTCGATGAAATGCCGCCGAATGAGCGCGAAGAGATGCGACAGGCAGGCTATGATTTCGTGTTAAAGTGGCATGAGCAGACCACTGCTGTTGATACTCACATAAACATATTAAGAGACGTGTATTCCGCGGGCAAGAGATGACATTTAGCATCGAAAAGCGGCGGACTTTATCTGCGCTATGAATTTTATTAAGGATATTATAAAGAACAGACTTTACGATTCGTATCTCAGCCGTTTTGATTTTGGTGCGGAGTCACGAAAGGCGATGAAGCTGGTAAAAGGCCATACAATGTCAACACCGATCGATATGGCGACCCTTTACGAACTGGTAATACACCTCGATCGCTACAATGTCGAAGGCGACCTTGTCGAGTGCGGCGTTTGGAAAGGCGGCAGTGCCGGGATCATGGCCGCTGCGAGTTTACGGGGAGCGAAAGAGGCAAAACGGGTCCTCCATCTATTTGATCTGTTTGATGATATTGTCGCCCCCGATCCGGAAAAGGATGCCGGGCGGGGCGTTGATGAAATAAATGAATTTCTGAAGAAAAAGGGAAAGACGCTCTCGGATATTAGCGCAAACGAGACATTGACCGGTATCTATGACGGTCATGGCGGCCATGGCAAGGTTGAGATCGTTCGGGAATTACTTGTGAATAAGATAAGATACCCGGAATCGAAATTGTGTTTCCATGTCGGGTTGTTTCAGGATACGGTTCCGGCAGCCGATGATATAGGCAAGATCGCCATGCTGCGACTTGATGGTGATTGGTACGACTCGATCAAGATCCCGCTTGACCATTTGTATGATCGTGTTGTCAAAGGCGGCGTTGTGATCGTCGATGACTATTGGACCTACGAAGGATGTCGTCGCGCCGTCGATGAGTTTATGGAGGAAAACGAGCTGACCTATTTCAAATGCTATTCCCGGCCTCAAACCAGGTTCTTTTTTAAGACCTAGTGCGCGCTTGGCGGCGCCATACCGACGATCGAACATCCCTTGCTGAAAATTCTTAAAAAAACCTATAAGCAGTTTGCATACCGCGGGATCCTATTGGAAGGAATGGTCGTGAGCGTGACCGAGTATTTGATGCTCGGCGGTTTTGTGCTGGTTAATTTCCTGATCAACCATTATTACGGAACCGAGGTAGTCGGTGTGTATGCCCTTTCTTTTGCAATAGCGCAAATTGGCATCCTGGGTATCGGCAGTGTGTTTTCGCTGCTGATGAGGCGTGATCTGAGCATTGGGGAATACTCCGCAAACTCCTATCTTGCGAAAGTACAGATCCTCAGGTCAGGCAACATGGCGATCGTCTTGGTCTTCGCTGCCGCCGTTATTCTTGGTTTTTATTCTTCGTTGCGGGTAAACCTGATATTCATATTGTTGATGATCTGTATTAAGGGCGTCGATGCCTTGAATGAAACCTACTATACGGCGCATCAAACCTTACAAGACCTTCGTGAGTACGGTGTCTTTAAGTGTTCAAATGCGATCATTTTTGTGGGTATCTCAGCATTCGTCTGTATCAGCCGATTTGACATCGTTTACCTTTATCTTGCCCAGCTTGTATGTGCCGCGTTAATGTTAGCCGTCAACGTTTTTCGGTGGCAAAAAATACGCGCTAAACAGGTCGAAGAAAAAGGCCTTCGGTGTGTGGACTTTCGCTTCCTTTTGATCGAATCATACCCGCTGATCGTCAGTGCGATGGTATTTCAGTTAGGTTTGCGGGCAAATAACGTATTGATATTCGATGTCCTCGGGGAAAAAGATCTTGGGATTTTTTCCTTGATCGTCATCACGGTAGGTGTTTTTGCCGGTGTGGCAAACACACTTGCCATTGTCTTTTTCGGCCGGCTGAGCAGGGTGTTTGTAGAGGAACCGCGGGCCTTTTCGAGAAGATTACATCAGACGATCGGACTGTTTCTGGGCCTCGGGATTATGCTGATGGCGGCGTGCCTTGTAATTACGCCTCTGAGCGAGTTTGCATTTGGCCTCGCTTTCGATCGGACATTGTACACCGTGATGGCGGCCGCAATTCCTTTCATGTTCATGGTAAGTTGTTTAGGAACAATGTTCACGGTAATACGCAAACAAAAGGTCGGTATGTACCTAACAGTGGTCGTGATGGTTTTCAATCTATTGGCATATTTTTATTTGCCGCAGCGTTATGGTTTGATCGGGGCGGGATATGCCTTTTTGATCACGGCGATCATCCAGAGCATGCTTATCTACCTTGGCACAATAGTATCCTTAAGGCTCATCGATCGCGATGGGCGATTTGATCAAAGTCCGAGCCGACAATGAATGCGGCAAAGGCATAACTCTCAATCGGTTAACAAGAGTTCCGCTGGAAAAACCCGACTTTCCGCGATCTGTCGGCGTCTTAGACGTGCGCCAATTGATAAGACGCTGTTTTGGCGCAGGGCTTTACGGTACGGGCAAATCTCTCATAGCCGCTCGCGATTTTGATGCCGATCGCGGCGGCGCCGCCAATTGGCGTTTTTGCAGGACTCGTTAGCATTTTGTATAATCGTTTTGGAAACACCAGCGGGTTTAGGTGAACGTACACAGTGAACGTGCACTTACAATAGGTTTGGCTGCTGAGCTGCCTCAGCTTAGAACCGGGCCTCTCACAAATATGAAAAAAAAGAGTGTAGATCGAAGGAGTTTCTTGCGGCGAACGGCTGCGGGAGTTGCGGGCCTGGGATTAGCGGCATCAGTCGATGCCGGTACCGCAACAGCAAGCGGCCGAAGTGACAAAACGGATGCCCCCCAAGCAACGCTCGAACATTCCGAGTTAGGAGGACTCGGAGCGGACGACCATCTACAGTATTTGACCGATCTACGCGGTGATGACCGCTATTATCGAAAAGAAGAAGTGTCAACTGCACTTGACACCAAGATCGATACATCGCAAATAGATCAGCCGAACGGAGTGGCGGGCCTCGACAGTAACGGCAAGGTCGATCCCGGAAGGATAGCTACCCTGACATCTCCAAAGAATGGAGATTCCCTTCGATACCGCGACGGCGCAATAGTGAACGTCTCCGAGACCTACCGCAGACTTGATATTGAGTTTGGCGTAGTTCCGGACGGCGTTACCGACAATACACCGGCTATCCAAAACGCTCTCAACGCTCTTAGGGAATCGAGCGGCGGAACCCTTGTCTTCCCGAACGGGATCACTAAGATCATGGGATCTACCGCGCTCAATCTGCACGGAAGCCGAGGGGCGGTCAGGATGTTAGGGTCAGGCGGCGATTCGGTCGTTCACATTGCCGGAGCAACGCCTGAGCAGCTTCCGGAAACGGTTTTTTATATTATAAACGGGCCAAGTCTAAGGGTTGAAGGATTGACATTTATCGGAACTCCCGGTGCTAATGTTTACGATTTTAAGAAGGCGGTGTTTTTCTGCAATGAGATCGATCGCGCAGTGTTTAAGGACTGCAATTTCATCGGCCTTTCCGTGCGTGCTTCAGAGGCGACGAGCTTGAACAAGTTTTGCGGGATCATTGTGGGCCGCCGGACAAATCTTTTTGTCGATGGCTGTCTGTTTGGCGGATGTGCAACTTATCAATGTCCAAATGTAGGTGCTTGGGAGTGGTTCGGCTTAACTGTGCAGGATTCACAGTTCATCGATTTCGGTTACTTTAGGGATCAAACTATCATAAAGACCGGCGGCACGATCAACACCAGTTGGATCAGGGCTTTCATGCCGCTACCGGCCAATCAAGCTTTTCACCGAAACAAGATCCATATTACACGGTCGAGCTTTGACGAGGGTTGTTATAATGCTATCTATCTTAACGGTGCTCAATGGGTAGAGTTGAATAACATTGCGATCAACGGCGGCGTGGAGGCTGCAGTGCTGCTGCGAAATATTACGAATGCGACCATTAAGGACTCGCTGATCGGGCATATTAATACTCAGTACGGGGTTTCCGCTATTGACTGCAATGTCGTCCAATTGGATAATCTTTTGCTAACCGGCAATGTGAAATATGTTCTTGTTAGAGGCACGACCCGGAGGCTGATCTCGAACTTTTCGAATCTGCCGGGAGGCGCGGAGTCGGAAACAGGAATTATTAACGGTTCGGGTGCTACCGTGGACATAATAACCTAGACAACTCAAACCACTCCGGCGTTCTTCGCCAAAACTGCGGAGCCGCTAGTTTTAGAATTCAAACTCACCGGAAAGGCAGAGCCTTTGCTCACATCGAGATTTACAGCCGCCGAAAAATACCAAACGGGCAGTGCAGCCGGCAAGCGGCTTTGATCGAACGGTCGGGGCGTTCGGGTCGGAGCGGGCCGATAGTTTTCGCGGGCTCGGCCCATCGGTGCTACTTAGGGCAGCTGAGGGTGGCGTTGGCACCGAGCGAGTTGGCCGTCTTCAGGTCGGCGATGGCCTCCTGCGGCAAACCTTGCTTGCAGTACGCCAAGGCCCGCATCAAATACGCCCGGAGATACTTCGGCGAGAGTGAGATCACCTTGGTCATATCTTCGATGGTGCGGTCGTATTGCATAAGTGAGTTGTACGTCCAGCCGCGGTTGAAGTATGTGTCAGCGTTCGAAGGGTCGAGCCGGAGCGCGGCACTGAAGTCTTCGATGGCGCTGCGTGGAAACTCGCGCATACTCAGCGTGCCGCGGTTGAAGTAAGCGACCGACGTGTTGTATTTTAGCTCGATCGCGTTTGTAAAATCGGCCCGGGCGGGCGCTGTCATCTCTGCTTTATCATATGCGAGTGCTCGTTTGAAGTACGCCTCACCGCTGCTTGGCGCCAGCGTTACCGCGGCATCGTACTCCTTTATGGCTTCAAGATACTTGCCCTGTTCACCCAGGTCGTCGCCGCGCTTTATATGATCGGCCGCGGTCGAGAGCAATGCGCGGGCGGGCGGCTTCACGGCAGGTTTTTGAACGGCCGGTTTTGCGGGCTGTGAGACAGTCGCCGGCGCCGCCGCATCGCCGACGAACGAAAGCAGCGTGGTGCGGAGCATTGCCGCAAGAGCTTGCTTTTCATTATCAGTGTAGCTTGTGCGGCCGCCTAGAGCCTGCAGGTTTTTAATATTGTCGAGGAATGCCGCGGGAACGTCCGCGGGCCTCTTTTGCGGATCAAAACCTTCTGTGAGCGACGCGAGCTTCTTGTTTATATCTGCGACATATTTGTCGTTGTTCGGGAGCTTGTACCAGTTGATCAAAGAGGCGCCGAACTCGCCAAGAGCCATACCCGCTTTGAATTTCCACTGCTCGGCCGGGTCGTTCTTCGGCTCCTCGGGGCGTCCCGATTTGAGCGATTCGAGCATCGAGCTGATGCCTGTGTACTTGCCGGTCCACTTCTGCACGACGAATTCCTGTATCGCCTTGCTTTCCGCCTCGGTCGGGTCGCCCCAGTCCGTGGCCGAATTCTGATTGCGGGCGACTATCGCCTTAAGTACGGGGTCGAGTTCCGGATCGTAAAGATTCAGCACCAGGCGGTCGATGTTGATGCGTATCGTTTCGAGCTTTGCGATGCCGAGCTGCGTAATACCCTTCAAATTCCAGCCGTAATATCCCATAACGAAAGGCTTTACGGCCTCGCTGCGTCGGCGCCCGCCGGGCGAGGTGTCCCCGGTGATATCCGCGACCTTCTGTCCCAGTGCGCCGCCGCCGTCATCGAGCGGCTTCCCGAGTGTGACCTTGCCCTGTGCGGCTGCACTAAACGGCATAAGTACCAAAGACAAAGCAGCAACGACGACAGCGACGGATATTCTTACGTTACGGTTCCTCATTTTAATCTTTGATGTCCTCATCCGCGGATGCGGGCGTGAAAAACGATCCTATAAGGACTGTCAATATCGTACAACACTTCGATAGTCTGCGGCAGTATTTATGCCCGCAGCTTGGCACACGGCAACGTGCAGCGTAGTGTTAGAAATGCGATGGCACACAAGGCTCTCAACGGCATCACAGTATGGACGATCGGACACTCGACCCGCACGATAGGCGAGTTCGTCGCGCTATTGGCGGCGAATAAGATCGAGCTGCTAGCTGATATCCGCCGTCACGCAGGCTCGCGGAAATTCCCGCAGTTCAACCCCGAAGCCCTTGCCGCATCACTTGCCGATGCAGCCATCGGTTACGCGCGGATAGAAGAGCTTGGCGGCCGCCGTAAGTTCCACGCCGATTCGCACAACACGGCTTGGCGAAACGCGTCGTTCAGAGCGTACGCCGACCACACTGAAACGGAAGAATTCCGCATTGGCATCGCAAAGCTTGCCGACCTTGCCGCACAGCAGCCTACCGCGATAATGTGCGCCGAGGCCGTTTGGTGGCGTTGCCATCGCTCGCTAGTCGCCGACCTTTTGAAGGCAAAAGGAGCGAGAGTGTTGCATATTTTGAGCGAAACGAATGTGCGTGAGCACCCTTTTACATCGGCCGCAACGGTCGTCGGCGATACGGTCAGTTATCGCGGGAATATGAACAATATGTCAGAAAAAGATAAGAGCTTTGCGATCGGCGACCACGTTGCGTGGAACTCAGAGGCGGGGCAGGTCTCCGGCACGATCATAAAGATCCACAATGCGGACTTCGACTACAAAGGCCACACGCATCGCGCAAGCCCCGACAGCCCGCAGTACGAGATCAAAAGCGACAAGACCGACCACATCGCGGCCCATCGCGGCGATGTTTTGACCAAGATCGAGGACTGACGGCCCGCTTTACGGAAGCTTCATTCCGTCAATGATGGAATTCAAGGCTGCGGAAGGCCGCATCGCTGCATATGTCCGCTCGGCGTCAGGATGGTAATAGCCGCCGATGTCCTGCGGTTTGCCTTGTGCCGCGATCAGTTCGCCGCCGATCTTGGCCTCATTCTCCTTCATCGCTGCAGCGACCGGGGCGAACTGTGCCGCAAGCTCGGTGTCGGCGGTCTGTTCCGCAAGGCTTTCGGCCCAATACATCGCGAGATAGAAATGTGAGCCGCGATTGTCGATCCCGCCGACCTTTCGCGCCGGCGAACGGTCGTTCTCGAGGAATTTTGCATTTGCCGCATCCAAGGCGTCAGCCAATACTTGTGCCTTCGCATTGCCTTGCGTTTGGGCGAGGTGTTCGAGGCTCGCCTGAAGGGCAAGAAATTCGCCCAGAGAATCCCAACGCAGGTAGCCTTCATCCAAAAACTGCTCGATGTGCTTCGGCGCCGAACCTCCCGCACCCGTCTCAAAAAGTCCGCCGCCATTCATCAGCGGCACGATCGAGAGCATCTTTGCGGATGTGCCCAACTCAAGGATCGGGAAAAGGTCTGTCAGGTAGTCGCGCAGCACATTACCCGAGACCGAGATCGTGTCCTTGCCTTCGCGGGCGCGTTTCAGCGTTTCAAGCATCGCATCGCGGACATCCATGATGCGGATATCGAGCCCGTCAGTATCGTGTTCCTTGAGGTGTTCCTCGACCTTTTTTATTATCTGCGCGTCGTGTGCACGGCCCTTATCGAGCCAAAATATCGCGGCCGTATCTGAGAGCCTCGCCCGATTTACGGCGAGCTTTACCCAATCGCGTATCGGCGCATCCTTGGTCTGGCACATCCTGAAGATATCGCCGGCGTTCACTTTTTGTTCGAGCAGAGTGTTCCCATTCTCGTCCTCGACCTTTACCGTGCCGGCGCCCGAAAGCTGAAAGGTCTTGTCATGCGAGCCGTATTCTTCGGCCTTTTGTGCCATGAGGCCGACATTCGGGACAGAGCCGAAAGTGCGCGGGTCGATCGCTCCGTTCTGTTTCATATCCTGAATGACCGCATCGTAAAAGCCGGCATATGTGCGGTCGGGAATGATGCAGACCGTATCTTCCTCTATGCCGTCCTTATTCCACATCTTGCCGCCGCCGCGAATAAGGGCTGCCATCGAGGCGTCGATGATCACGTCCGACGAGACGTGAAAATTTGTAATGCCGTTGTCGGAATTGACCATCGCAAGCCGCGGCCCTTGCTCGATCGTGCGGGCGATGTCGGCCCTGATCTCGGCCTCTTGTGCATGGCCCGAGATCTTTTCGAACAGAGTGGCGAGGCCGAATTTCGGATCGATCTCAAGCTCGGCGAAGGTCTCTTTGTATTTGTCGAAAACGTCTTTGAAGTATGTCTCAACGATGGCACCGAAGATGATCGGGTCCGAGACCTTCATCATCGTCGCCTTCAAGTGTGCGGAAAGCAGTACGTCCTTTGCTTTTGCCTCGGCCATCGCCGTTTTGACAAAAGACCTGAGTGCGGCGATATCCATTACCGATGTGTCGATGACCTCGCCGGCCTTCAGCGGTGCAAGATCTTTCAGCACTTTTTCAGTACCATCGGCCCCGTAGAATACGATCCTGAAATTTCCTTCGGCCGCGGCCGTCGTCGAATTCTCAGATCCGTAGAAATCGCCGGAGGTCATATGCGCGACCGAGGTCTTCGATTCAGAACTCCACGCACCCATTCGATGCGGATGAGCTTTCGCGTAATTCTTTACCGCCTTTGGCGCTCGCCTGTCGGAATTGCCTTCTCTGAGAACCGGATTAACGGCGCTGCCGAGGACGCGAGCGTACTTTTTGTTGACGGCGATCTCTTCGTCGGTTTTAGGTTCGGCGGGATAATTCGGTACGGCGAAACCCTGCTTTTGAAGCTCGGCGATGGCCTCTTCCAATTGCGGTACTGACGCAGAGATATTAGGCAGTTTTATGATGTTCGCTTCCGGCTTGGTCGCAAGTACGCCCAATTCGCTCAAAGCATCGCTTGTTCGTTGGCC from Chloracidobacterium sp. includes these protein-coding regions:
- a CDS encoding tetratricopeptide repeat protein, which encodes MPFSAAAQGKVTLGKPLDDGGGALGQKVADITGDTSPGGRRRSEAVKPFVMGYYGWNLKGITQLGIAKLETIRINIDRLVLNLYDPELDPVLKAIVARNQNSATDWGDPTEAESKAIQEFVVQKWTGKYTGISSMLESLKSGRPEEPKNDPAEQWKFKAGMALGEFGASLINWYKLPNNDKYVADINKKLASLTEGFDPQKRPADVPAAFLDNIKNLQALGGRTSYTDNEKQALAAMLRTTLLSFVGDAAAPATVSQPAKPAVQKPAVKPPARALLSTAADHIKRGDDLGEQGKYLEAIKEYDAAVTLAPSSGEAYFKRALAYDKAEMTAPARADFTNAIELKYNTSVAYFNRGTLSMREFPRSAIEDFSAALRLDPSNADTYFNRGWTYNSLMQYDRTIEDMTKVISLSPKYLRAYLMRALAYCKQGLPQEAIADLKTANSLGANATLSCPK
- a CDS encoding oligosaccharide flippase family protein: MSVTEYLMLGGFVLVNFLINHYYGTEVVGVYALSFAIAQIGILGIGSVFSLLMRRDLSIGEYSANSYLAKVQILRSGNMAIVLVFAAAVILGFYSSLRVNLIFILLMICIKGVDALNETYYTAHQTLQDLREYGVFKCSNAIIFVGISAFVCISRFDIVYLYLAQLVCAALMLAVNVFRWQKIRAKQVEEKGLRCVDFRFLLIESYPLIVSAMVFQLGLRANNVLIFDVLGEKDLGIFSLIVITVGVFAGVANTLAIVFFGRLSRVFVEEPRAFSRRLHQTIGLFLGLGIMLMAACLVITPLSEFAFGLAFDRTLYTVMAAAIPFMFMVSCLGTMFTVIRKQKVGMYLTVVVMVFNLLAYFYLPQRYGLIGAGYAFLITAIIQSMLIYLGTIVSLRLIDRDGRFDQSPSRQ
- a CDS encoding class I SAM-dependent methyltransferase, whose translation is MNFIKDIIKNRLYDSYLSRFDFGAESRKAMKLVKGHTMSTPIDMATLYELVIHLDRYNVEGDLVECGVWKGGSAGIMAAASLRGAKEAKRVLHLFDLFDDIVAPDPEKDAGRGVDEINEFLKKKGKTLSDISANETLTGIYDGHGGHGKVEIVRELLVNKIRYPESKLCFHVGLFQDTVPAADDIGKIAMLRLDGDWYDSIKIPLDHLYDRVVKGGVVIVDDYWTYEGCRRAVDEFMEENELTYFKCYSRPQTRFFFKT
- a CDS encoding DUF2945 domain-containing protein, with the protein product MSEKDKSFAIGDHVAWNSEAGQVSGTIIKIHNADFDYKGHTHRASPDSPQYEIKSDKTDHIAAHRGDVLTKIED
- a CDS encoding NADP-dependent isocitrate dehydrogenase translates to MTDKSKIYYTLTDEAPMLATHSFLPILKAFTQRADIEVEVPDISLAGRILANFPECLKDGQRTSDALSELGVLATKPEANIIKLPNISASVPQLEEAIAELQKQGFAVPNYPAEPKTDEEIAVNKKYARVLGSAVNPVLREGNSDRRAPKAVKNYAKAHPHRMGAWSSESKTSVAHMTSGDFYGSENSTTAAAEGNFRIVFYGADGTEKVLKDLAPLKAGEVIDTSVMDIAALRSFVKTAMAEAKAKDVLLSAHLKATMMKVSDPIIFGAIVETYFKDVFDKYKETFAELEIDPKFGLATLFEKISGHAQEAEIRADIARTIEQGPRLAMVNSDNGITNFHVSSDVIIDASMAALIRGGGKMWNKDGIEEDTVCIIPDRTYAGFYDAVIQDMKQNGAIDPRTFGSVPNVGLMAQKAEEYGSHDKTFQLSGAGTVKVEDENGNTLLEQKVNAGDIFRMCQTKDAPIRDWVKLAVNRARLSDTAAIFWLDKGRAHDAQIIKKVEEHLKEHDTDGLDIRIMDVRDAMLETLKRAREGKDTISVSGNVLRDYLTDLFPILELGTSAKMLSIVPLMNGGGLFETGAGGSAPKHIEQFLDEGYLRWDSLGEFLALQASLEHLAQTQGNAKAQVLADALDAANAKFLENDRSPARKVGGIDNRGSHFYLAMYWAESLAEQTADTELAAQFAPVAAAMKENEAKIGGELIAAQGKPQDIGGYYHPDAERTYAAMRPSAALNSIIDGMKLP